A genomic window from Cyanobacteria bacterium GSL.Bin1 includes:
- a CDS encoding erythromycin biosynthesis sensory transduction protein eryC1: protein MQIPILDLTLQYQDIQNEIQEAIDRVLRSGRFILGEEVADFEQAVADYLGVKHAIGVNSGTDALIISLRSLGIGKGDEVITTPFSFFATAESISQVGATPIFVDVELETFNLNPRKIVQKITPNTKAILPVHLYGNPAAMAQIAEIAKTYNLKVIEDCAQSFGAKYEADCVTCQQACSETMRLAQQGKFTGTIGDMGAFSFFPTKNLGAYGDGGLIVTDDDHLAELARMLRVHGEHQKYHNEMFGYNSRLDALQAAILKVKLKYIDQWNEQRRRVAQAYNERLSALENLVTPTLNKGHVFHQYTVRVLEGKRDQLRENLSAAGIATMVYYPVSQDQLPVYEGQYEKLPVSEALTQEVLSLPIWPELTTAQIDTITQAIKTHLA, encoded by the coding sequence ATTCAGATTCCAATTTTAGATTTAACCCTACAATATCAAGACATTCAAAATGAAATTCAAGAAGCGATTGATCGAGTGTTACGCTCCGGTCGCTTTATTCTGGGAGAAGAAGTAGCTGATTTTGAGCAAGCTGTTGCCGATTATCTTGGGGTGAAGCACGCCATTGGGGTTAATTCCGGAACTGATGCCCTAATCATTAGTTTACGCAGTTTGGGCATTGGCAAAGGGGATGAAGTCATTACAACGCCGTTTAGCTTTTTTGCTACTGCAGAATCGATTAGTCAAGTTGGCGCGACTCCGATTTTTGTGGATGTGGAATTAGAAACCTTTAATCTTAATCCCCGTAAAATTGTTCAAAAAATTACCCCTAACACCAAAGCCATCTTGCCTGTCCATTTATATGGCAATCCCGCAGCAATGGCACAAATTGCAGAGATTGCTAAAACCTATAACTTAAAAGTAATCGAAGATTGTGCGCAATCGTTTGGGGCAAAATATGAAGCTGATTGTGTGACGTGTCAACAAGCATGTTCCGAAACCATGCGTTTAGCTCAACAAGGGAAATTTACGGGAACGATTGGCGATATGGGAGCATTTTCCTTTTTTCCCACAAAGAATTTAGGGGCTTATGGTGATGGTGGGTTAATCGTTACAGATGATGACCATCTTGCTGAGTTAGCGAGGATGTTACGCGTGCATGGGGAACATCAGAAATATCATAATGAAATGTTCGGTTATAATTCCCGACTCGATGCCCTACAAGCCGCCATTCTCAAAGTGAAGTTAAAGTATATTGACCAATGGAATGAACAGCGACGACGAGTGGCGCAAGCTTATAATGAGCGGTTAAGTGCTCTGGAAAATCTGGTTACGCCAACCCTCAATAAAGGTCATGTTTTCCATCAGTATACCGTCAGAGTTTTAGAGGGAAAACGGGATCAGTTACGGGAAAATCTCAGTGCAGCAGGGATTGCAACCATGGTTTATTACCCGGTTTCCCAAGACCAGTTGCCGGTTTATGAGGGTCAATATGAAAAACTTCCTGTCAGTGAAGCCTTAACTCAGGAAGTTCTGAGTTTACCGATTTGGCCCGAACTCACCACTGCTCAAATTGACACCATTACTCAGGCGATTAAAACGCACTTGGCTTAG
- a CDS encoding DUF29 family protein, translating into MTNLYETDFFEWTKIQASALEEHNIEALDWEHLKEEIEDLGNEKLNAVNRFLKRLIEHRLKLDYSQEIYPRNHWLKEVDNFQDEIEDRLTQTLLNKLDLPKQYERARRGVLREYQLDLPKKCPYTFEELMTRYPLNDD; encoded by the coding sequence ATGACTAACCTTTACGAAACAGATTTTTTTGAATGGACCAAGATTCAAGCAAGCGCTTTAGAGGAACATAATATTGAAGCCCTTGATTGGGAACATCTCAAAGAGGAGATAGAAGACTTGGGAAATGAGAAACTTAACGCTGTGAATCGTTTCTTGAAACGGCTTATCGAACACAGACTCAAACTGGATTATTCTCAAGAAATTTATCCTCGTAATCATTGGCTCAAAGAAGTGGATAATTTTCAAGATGAAATTGAAGATAGATTAACTCAGACTCTTTTGAATAAACTCGATCTTCCTAAACAATATGAAAGAGCCAGACGAGGGGTTTTGCGAGAATATCAACTCGATCTCCCTAAAAAATGTCCCTATACTTTTGAGGAATTAATGACTCGATACCCATTAAATGATGATTAG